Proteins encoded by one window of Musa acuminata AAA Group cultivar baxijiao chromosome BXJ2-9, Cavendish_Baxijiao_AAA, whole genome shotgun sequence:
- the LOC135622044 gene encoding adenylate isopentenyltransferase-like — protein sequence MRVLLTRGGNAALLQHLHRPASVRLGPATVATVPKRSCHWQRDMCRRCYSSEDYCVEDNDDGRKESVVVVMGATGTGKSKLSIDLATEFSGEVVNSDKIQVYRGLDITTNKMPVADRCGVPHHLLGNLDPAAGELPPAAFREMVARAISGITGRGRLPVVAGGSNSFIYAAMAGSYDPGRSPFAGGWKAGRRREGRLRYRCCFLWVDVEAATLAEQLDRRVEEMVAAGMVEELGRYFEADEEAGKLRHPGLAKAIGLAEFQEYFLGERRGTAPAYEAAVVAIKANTRRLAEEQVWKIERLKQMGWPLRRLDATAVVAARLAREAAEAEAAWERDVAGPGAAAVEQFLKEKSEGHLHHHIVPSPLIYA from the coding sequence ATGAGAGTTCTACTCACCAGAGGGGGCAACGCAGCTCTACTCCAACACCTCCATCGCCCGGCTTCGGTGCGCCTCGGACCCGCGACGGTCGCAACGGTGCCGAAACGAAGCTGCCATTGGCAGCGGGACATGTGCCGGAGGTGTTACTCTTCCGAAGATTATTGTGTTGAGGACAATGATGACGGAAGGAAGGAGAGCGTGGTGGTGGTCATGGGCGCCACGGGGACGGGGAAGTCGAAGCTGTCGATCGACCTGGCAACCGAGTTCTCCGGGGAGGTGGTAAACTCGGATAAGATTCAGGTGTACCGGGGACTCGACATCACCACCAACAAGATGCCGGTCGCGGATCGCTGCGGCGTGCCGCACCATTTGCTGGGGAATCTCGACCCAGCCGCGGGAGAGCTCCCGCCGGCGGCGTTCCGGGAAATGGTGGCCCGCGCAATCTCCGGGATAACCGGCCGAGGCCGATTGCCGGTGGTGGCCGGTGGGTCCAACTCCTTCATATACGCCGCCATGGCCGGTAGCTACGACCCCGGGCGGAGCCCATTCGCCGGTGGCTGGAaggcggggaggaggagggaagggaggCTGCGGTATCGGTGCTGCTTCCTTTGGGTCGACGTGGAGGCTGCGACGCTAGCGGAGCAACTCGATCGGCGGGTGGAGGAGATGGTGGCGGCGGGGATGGTGGAGGAGTTGGGCCGGTATTTCGAGGCGGATGAGGAAGCGGGGAAGTTGAGGCACCCGGGGCTGGCAAAGGCGATCGGGTTGGCGGAGTTCCAGGAGTACTTCCTGGGAGAGCGGCGGGGGACGGCGCCAGCgtatgaggctgcagtggtggccatCAAGGCGAACACGCGGCGGCTGGCGGAGGAGCAGGTGTGGAAGATCGAGCGGCTGAAGCAGATGGGATGGCCGCTGCGGAGGCTGGACGCCACCGCGGTGGTGGCTGCGCGACTGGCCAGGGAGGCAGCGGAGGCTGAGGCGGCGTGGGAGAGGGACGTGGCGGGGCCCGGCGCCGCGGCGGTGGAGCAGTTCCTAAAGGAAAAGTCGGAGGGGCACCTGCATCACCACATCGTCCCTTCTCCTCTAATTTATGCTTAG